The proteins below come from a single Vicia villosa cultivar HV-30 ecotype Madison, WI unplaced genomic scaffold, Vvil1.0 ctg.001217F_1_1, whole genome shotgun sequence genomic window:
- the LOC131634068 gene encoding putative ATP synthase protein YMF19, translating to MPQLDKFTYFTQFFWSCLFLFTFYIPICNDGDGVLGISRILKLRNQLVSNRGNKIRSNDPNSLEDIFRKGFSTGVSYMYSSLFEVSQWCNAVDLLGNRRKITFISCFGEISGSRGMERNILYLISKSSYGASSSNPGWVITCRNDIMLIHVPHGQGRIKK from the coding sequence ATGCCTCAACTGGATAAATTCACTTATTTCACACAATTCTTCTGGTCATGCCTTTTCCTCTTTACTTTCTATATTCCCATATGCAATGATGGAGATGGAGTACTTGGGATCAGCAGAATTCTAAAACTACGGAACCAACTGGTTTCAAACCGGGGGAACAAAATCCGGAGCAACGACCCCAACAGTTTGGAAGATATCTTTAGAAAAGGTTTTAGCACCGGTGTATCCTATATGTACTCAAGTTTATTCGAAGTATCCCAATGGTGTAACGCCGTCGACTTATTGGGAAATAGGAGGAAAATAACTTTTATCTCTTGTTTCGGAGAAATAAGTGGCTCACGAGGAATGGAAAGAAACATCTTATATTTGATCTCGAAGTCCTCATATGGCgcttcttcttcaaatcctggATGGGTGATCACTTGTAGGAATGACATAATGCTAATCCATGTTCCACACGGCCAAGGAAGAATCAAAAAATAA